The following is a genomic window from Ethanoligenens harbinense YUAN-3.
GTGGCGCTGTTTGTGGCGGAGCGCCTTGCGCCACTGGACAACGTGCTCTCCTGCGCCACCCATTTCATGCTGCGCAAATATAAGGACAACGGCGTGCCGTTCGGTGCGGAGGAACCCGACGAAAGGGGGAAGATTTCGCTGTGTTAGATTATCGTTCCATCCTTTCCAAAAAAGCGCTGGACATCCGCCCCTCCGGCATCCGCAAGTTCTTCGATCTGGTGCAGGAGATGGACAACGTCATCTCGCTGGGCGTGGGCGAACCGGATTTCGTCACGCCGTGGCACATCCGCAGCGCGGGCGTCTACTCGCTGGAAAAAGGGCGCACCCACTATACATCCAACGACGGGCTGATGGAGCTGCGGCAGGAAATCTGCCGCTACCTCAGTCGCCGCTTCCGGTTGGAATACAGCCCCAAGCACGAGACCATCGTCACCGTGGGCGGCAGCGAAGCCATCGACCTGTGCATTCGCGCGCTGGTGGAGCCGGGCGACGAGGTCATCATCCCCGAACCAAGCTTTGTCTGCTACCATCCGCTCACGTTGATGGCGGGCGGCGTGCCGGTTCGCATCCGCACGCAGGCCAAAGACCAGTTCAAGCTCACGGCGGACGCGCTGCGCGCCGCCATCACGCCGCGCACCAAGCTGCTGGTGCTGCCGTTCCCCAACAATCCCACCGGCGCCGTGCTCGACCGCGACGATCTGGAAGCCATCGCCGCCGTACTGCGGGATACCAACATTTTTGTGCTTTCGGATGAGATCTACGGTGAACTGACCTACGGGGAAAAGCATGTTTCCATCGCGGAGCTGGACGGCATGCGCGAACGGACCGTGCTGGTGGGCGGGTTCTCCAAAGCCTACGCCATGACCGGCTGGCGGCTGGGCTATGCCTGCGGGCCGGACGAAGTGTTGGCCTGCATGCACAAGATTCATCAATTTGCCATCATGTGCGCCCCCACCGCCAGCCAGTATGCAGCGGTAGAGGCCCTGCGCAACGGCGACGAGGACATCGCCCGCATGGTGGACGAATACGACCTGCGCCGCCGCTTTATTGTGGACGCTCTCAACCGCGCGGGCCTGCCCTGCTTCGAGCCGCGCGGGGCGTTCTACGTCTTCCCGTCCATCACAGCCTCGGGGCTTTCATCCGAGCAGTTCTGCGAGCGGCTTCTGTTCGAGAAACAGGTGGCCGTGGTGCCCGGCACCGCGTTCGGCGAGAGCGGCGAAGGCTTCGTGCGCATCTCCTACAGCTATTCCATCAAACATATCACCCAGGCGGTGGCCCGCATCGCCGACTTTATGGAGAACATCCGGGAGGCCAACCATGGAGAGAGTGTCGCTGCTCACCTGTAAGGACTACAACCCGTCTGCGCTCGATGCGGTCATCGAGCGCCACTTCCACGCGCTCGACCCGCACGATTTCCTCATCAAACCGGGCATGAAGGTGCTCATCAAGCCCAATCTGCTGATGCGCCGCACACCGGATGAAGCCACCACCACCCATCCTGCATTTGTGGCCGCGCTGGTGCGCGCCGTCAAAAAGCGAGGTGGCGTCGTCACCATCGCCGACAGCCCCGGCGGCCCTTATACCCGCGCGGCGTTGCGGGGCATCTATGCCGCCACCGGCATGGCGGAGGCGGCGGAAAAAGAGGGCGCGGCGCTCAACGAGACGACCGACGCGGTGGAACGCGTGAATGAAAACGGACAGCGCTGCCGCTCGTTTCAGATCATCCGTCCCGTAGCCGAAGCGGATGTCGTCATCTCGGCCGCCAAACTCAAAACCCATGCGATGACCGGCTTTTCCGGCGCGGTGAAAAACCTGTTCGGCACCATTCCCGGCCTGATGAAGCCCGAGTTCCACTACCGGTTCCCGGACAAGAAAGACTTCGGGCACATGCTGGTGGATTTGTGCGAAACGGTGCGGCCCACCTTCGCGTTCATCGACGGCATCGTGGGCATGGAAGGCAACGGCCCGTCGGGCGGCAAACCGAAAGCGGCGGGCATCACCGGCGCGGCGCTTAACGCCCATGCGCTCGATCTGGTCATGGCGCGCATCATCGGGTTCTCCGCCGAAGAAGTGCCCACGCTGGCGGCCGCCATCAAACGCAGCCTCTGCCCCGCCGAGATCGGCGCGCTCGAGATTGTGGGCGAACGGGCGGAAACCCTGCTCACGCTGTTTGAAAAACCGGATTCCGCTTCGCTGGATTTCATGGAAAATATCCGGGTACCTGCGTTTTTGCGCAAGCCGCTGAAAAAGCTGCTCACTCCGCGCCCCGTGATTGTGCGGAGCAAATGCATCGGCTGCGGCAAATGTGCCGAGAGCTGCCCGCGCCATGTCATCCGCATCGAGCAGAAAAAGGCGCACATCGCCTACACCGATTGCATCCGCTGCTTCTGTTGCCATGAGATGTGCCCGGTGAAAGCGATCGACATCCACACATTTGCGCTGTTTGGGAGCCGGTGATGAAACAAATCGTCTTACAGGCCAGCGCCAAAATCAACCTGTCGCTGGATATCACCGGGCGGCGTGCGGACGGCTACCATGAGCTGGACACCGTAATGCAGTCCGTTTCGCTGGCGGATACGGTGGAACTGTCCAAAACGGCCGACGGGACCATATCCGTGCGCTGCGACGACACATCCATCCCGCAGGGCGGGGACAACATCGCCCACCGCGCCGCGCTGGCTTATTTTGACGCGGCGGGCCTGCCGGCGCAGAGCGTGTCGGTCTTCATCCGCAA
Proteins encoded in this region:
- a CDS encoding aminotransferase class I/II-fold pyridoxal phosphate-dependent enzyme, with protein sequence MLDYRSILSKKALDIRPSGIRKFFDLVQEMDNVISLGVGEPDFVTPWHIRSAGVYSLEKGRTHYTSNDGLMELRQEICRYLSRRFRLEYSPKHETIVTVGGSEAIDLCIRALVEPGDEVIIPEPSFVCYHPLTLMAGGVPVRIRTQAKDQFKLTADALRAAITPRTKLLVLPFPNNPTGAVLDRDDLEAIAAVLRDTNIFVLSDEIYGELTYGEKHVSIAELDGMRERTVLVGGFSKAYAMTGWRLGYACGPDEVLACMHKIHQFAIMCAPTASQYAAVEALRNGDEDIARMVDEYDLRRRFIVDALNRAGLPCFEPRGAFYVFPSITASGLSSEQFCERLLFEKQVAVVPGTAFGESGEGFVRISYSYSIKHITQAVARIADFMENIREANHGESVAAHL
- a CDS encoding DUF362 domain-containing protein, with the protein product MERVSLLTCKDYNPSALDAVIERHFHALDPHDFLIKPGMKVLIKPNLLMRRTPDEATTTHPAFVAALVRAVKKRGGVVTIADSPGGPYTRAALRGIYAATGMAEAAEKEGAALNETTDAVERVNENGQRCRSFQIIRPVAEADVVISAAKLKTHAMTGFSGAVKNLFGTIPGLMKPEFHYRFPDKKDFGHMLVDLCETVRPTFAFIDGIVGMEGNGPSGGKPKAAGITGAALNAHALDLVMARIIGFSAEEVPTLAAAIKRSLCPAEIGALEIVGERAETLLTLFEKPDSASLDFMENIRVPAFLRKPLKKLLTPRPVIVRSKCIGCGKCAESCPRHVIRIEQKKAHIAYTDCIRCFCCHEMCPVKAIDIHTFALFGSR